Proteins co-encoded in one bacterium genomic window:
- a CDS encoding class I SAM-dependent methyltransferase → MTIDRAASEIGRPGLAAPSDDYRAWLRRLERWYFRSRASRLFAELMSRKARHLYEYAIDRVGPLAAGSTIADIGCGHGTLLSMYLARHPGVRGFGLDQSAELLKFARRQADRAGVAAEFLAGDVHDAGLPPMAFDAVVSTSSIYCWHDPVRALDNIHGAMKPGARFHLWEVLRAGSWRDAWAMLFDLKVYGLSLPSYTEDEMRAFVAQSRFGGAEVEIDRLFIRFILERPAIGGDAP, encoded by the coding sequence ATGACAATCGATCGGGCTGCCTCCGAAATCGGGCGACCGGGCCTGGCCGCGCCGAGCGACGATTACCGCGCGTGGCTGCGTCGGCTGGAGCGGTGGTATTTCCGCTCGCGGGCCAGCCGCCTTTTCGCGGAGCTGATGAGCCGCAAGGCGCGGCATCTGTACGAATACGCCATCGACCGCGTCGGGCCACTTGCCGCCGGTTCGACGATCGCCGACATCGGCTGCGGTCACGGCACGCTGCTTTCGATGTACCTCGCGCGCCATCCCGGGGTACGTGGGTTTGGCCTCGACCAGAGCGCCGAGTTGCTGAAGTTCGCGCGGCGGCAGGCCGATCGCGCAGGCGTGGCGGCGGAATTTCTCGCGGGCGACGTTCACGACGCGGGGCTGCCGCCGATGGCGTTCGACGCGGTGGTTTCGACAAGCTCCATCTACTGCTGGCATGACCCGGTGCGCGCGCTCGATAACATCCACGGCGCGATGAAACCCGGCGCGCGCTTTCACCTGTGGGAGGTGCTGCGCGCGGGCTCGTGGCGCGATGCGTGGGCGATGCTGTTCGACCTGAAGGTTTATGGCCTCTCGTTGCCGAGCTACACCGAGGACGAGATGCGCGCGTTCGTCGCGCAAAGCCGCTTTGGCGGCGCCGAGGTGGAGATCGACCGCCTGTTCATCCGCTTCATCCTCGAGCGGCCGGCGATAGGCGGAGACGCTCCGTGA